The genomic segment AGTTCTCGGCGATGAAGCCCGTCGTCAGCGCCTTCTGCATCGAGAACGGCACGGTGATGGCGGGCGCGCCGAACACGCCGAGCCCGGTGTAGGACCGGGCGGTCACGCCGATGACGGTCAACTGGTGCCCGTTGACGGACACCGTGCGGCCGACGATGTCGGGCGCGCCGCCGAAGCGGCGCTGCCAGAAGCCGTAGCTCAGGACCGCGACGGGCGCCGCGCCGGGAGTGTCGTCGCGTTCGGCGGCGAAGCCGCGGCCGAGCGCCATCGGCGGCCGGATCGTGTCGAAGTAGTTGGCGCTGGCGATCTGGCCGCCCACCTGCTCGGGCTCGCCCTGCCCGCCGGCCACGTTGAATTGCCCGAACGTCGCCGCCGCGAGGCCCGAGAACACCCGCGCCTCCCGCCGGTAGTCCTCGAAGTTCATCCGGGAGGTCGGGGTGTTGGCGCCGAAGGCCCCGGAGCCCTGCTGGGGCACGACGGTGAAGAACGCCACCAGGCGATCGGGCGCCTCGACCGGGAGCGCGCGCAGGAACACCTCGTTGACGAGGGAGAAGATGACCGTGTTGGCGCCGATGCCCAGCGCCAGCGAGAGGACGGCGACGGCCGTCACCACGGGTTGTCGAACGAGCAGGCGCGCCGCGAACCGTATGTCGCCGACCAGATGTCCCATGGAGCCCTCCCGTCGACTCTGAGACGCTCGGGCCGCCGCGTTGGTTCGGTCCCCTCGCCGGTCCGCGGGTGCCGCCTGCGGCGCATGGAGCATCCGGCCCCCGCCAGGCGGCCGCTCGTCCCCCGCGGTGCCCGGCTGACGAAGGGGCCGTGGTCGGCCGCGTCCGTCGCGCTATTCGGCGCGCAGCGACCGCGCCGGGTCGACGTGACCGGCGCGCCACGCCGGCACCAGGCACGCCAGGACGCCGGCCGCCGCCAGGAGGGCCAAGGCCCCGACGAGCGGTCCCGGGTCCGTTCCCGCCGGATAGCCCTGCGCGGCCGCGAGCCGGCTGGCGCCCGCGACGGCCAGCGCGCCCAGCCCCAGTCCGAGCGCCACGGGCCTGAGGCCGCGGGACAGGACCATGCCGCGCACCTCTCCCGCCCGCGCGCCCAGCGCCAGGCGGATGCCGATCTCGAGCCGCCGCTGTTCCACACTGACGCTGAGCGCGCCGTAGAGGCCCACCACCGCGAGCAGCAGCGCGAGCAGGCCGAAGACGGTGAGGCCCGTCGCCACGAACCGCCGAGTGCCCGTCGTCGCGGCGACGACCGTGTCATAGGGTTCGATGTCGGTCACGGGCTGGGATCGATCCAGCGCCAGCACCGCCTCGCGCACGGGTCGGGCCAGCGCGAGCGGATCGCCCGCCGTCCGGACCACGAGCGTCATCAGCGTCTCGGCCCACGCCCACTGCGCCTGCGGCACGTAGACCTGGATCCCCGCGGGGCGATCGAGGCCCTGGTGCCGCACGTCGCCGACGATCCCGACGATCGTCCGCGGATCGCCCTGCTGACCGCCGAGCACCACCTGGTGCCCGAGCGGGTCCTCGCCGGGAAAGAGCTCGTCCGCCGCCGCCCGGTTGATCACGGCGACCCGCGTGGCGCCGGCGCCGTCGCCGGCTCCGAGGTAGCGCCCGCGCTGCAGCGGAACCCGCAGCGTCTCGAAGAAGCCCGGCGTCACCACGAACCGGTCGGCCATCGGCGCGTCTTCGGGGTTCGCGGTGAACCGGCCGACGATGTGCAGCCCGTAGGCGTCGACGCCGCCGCCGAGCGGCAGCGTGGTCACGCCGGCCGCCGTCTCCACGCCCGGCAGCGCCCGCACGCGGTCGAGGAGATCCGTGTAGAACGTGACCGCCGTCGCGATCGCCTCCGATGGCTCGCCCTTGGTGAACCGGGCGCCACCGGCCCAGAGGCGAAGCGTCAGCACGTGGCCGGGCTCGAAGCCCGGCTCCACGGCGAGGATCCGCTGCACGTTCCTGGTGAGCGCCGCCGCGCCGGCGAGCAGCACCGCCGCCATCGCGACGTTCGCGGCGACGAGGCCCGCCCTGAAGCGCCACGCCCCTGTGCCCTCGGTCCGCCGGCCCGCGCCGTGCAGGGCGTCGCTCGTCGCGCCCCTCGACAGGCGGCGCAGCGGCACCACCGCGAACACGAGCCCGCTCGCCACGGCGATGCCGACCGCCACGGCGATGGCCCGGCCGTCGAGGGCGGCCGACGCCAGGCGCGGCAGTTCTCGCGGCCCCGAAGTGGCGATCAGGCGCACTGCCGCCCAGGCCGGGGCCAGCCCCGCCAGCGTCCCCGCCGCCGACAGCAGTACCGACTCGGTCACGAACAGGCGCGCCAGGCGGCCCCGCGTGACGCCGAGCGCCGCCCTGACCGCGACGTCGGCCGTGCGCTCGCTGGCCCGCAGCAGCTGCAGGCTGGCGACGTTCGCGCACGCGACGAGCAGCAGGAGCGCGACGCCCGCCCAGAGCAGGAACAGGGCCGGACGGACGGGGCCGAGGAAGACCTCGCGCAGCGGCACCACCCGGGCGGCCGCCTGCGTGTACTCGGTGGGGTGCGCGCGTTCGAACTCGGCGAACAGATCCGAGACCTCCCGTTCGGCCGCCGCGGCCGACACGCCGGGCGCCAGCCGGCCGAAGACGGCGAGGTGCCGGCAGGTGCGGCACGCGAAGGGCGCCGCGGGATCGTAGCCGAGCGGGAACCACACCTCGGCGCCGCGATAGAGCCGGCTCGCGATGAGATCGTCCACGCCCGGCGGCATCACGCCGACCACCGTCATCGGGACGTCCGAGATCAGCACGCGCCGGCCGATGACGCCGGGATCGGCCGCGAAGCGCCGGCGCCACAGGCCGTCGCTGAGAATGGCCACGCGGCGGGCTTCGCCGGGACGGTCCTCCGCGTCGGAGAACGGGCGGCCGAGCCGGGGCCGGACGCCGACCATGTCGAAGTACTGCCGCGAGACCCGCATGCCGTTGACGCGCTCGGCCGGCTGGTCGCCCTCGCTGAAGGTGGCCGTGGACTGCGACGCCGCCACCAGGTCGGTGAAGGCGCGCGCGCGTCCGGCGGTGTCGACGAACGACAGGTAGCCGAGGTTGGACGGCTCGCCGCGGCTCGTCTCCTTCACGCTCACGAGCCGGTCGGCGTCACGGTAGTCGAGGGGCGCGAGGAGCACCGCGTCCACCACGGCGAAGGTCGCGACGTTGGCGCCGATGCCGATCGCCAGCGCGGCCACGGCCGCCGCCGTCGGCACCGGCCGGCTGCGCCAGCCCCGGAGCGCGACGCGGACGTCGCGTCCGAGGATCTCGAGGTGCTCCCCGGGCGCCGTCCGAAGCAGGTCGACGACAGTGGCCATCCAGAGCCGTCCGGTCTCCAGCGCGGCACCACGGCCGGCCGCCGAGCGGCGATCCGCCTCGAACGCGGCCTCCATGTCGCGGCCGTAGCGCTCGCGGAACTCGCGCGGGAGCAGGTGCAGCAGCCACCGGAACGCACGGGGGGGCATCAGAGCGCTCCCAGCTTCAGGCGCGCCTGGGCCAGCGTCTCGGCCATGCGGCGCGCCTCGGCCACCGCCACCGCCCGGCCGCGGTCGGTCAACTGGTAGTAGCGGCGGCGCTCGTCGTCGAGCGCGGGGTCGGGGCGCTCCATCGTCTCGCGGATGAGCCCGTCGTCCACGAACCGCCGGAGGGCCGAGTACAGGGTGGCCGCGCGCAGCCGGACCTTGCCATCCGTCCGCCGCGCCACCTCCTTGATGATGGCGTAGCCGTGCTTCTCGCCGTCGGCCAGGGCCACCAGCACCTGGAACATGGCGGGCGTGAGCGGGAGGTACGACGATGGGTCGAATCGGGCCATGACAGACATACTATATCCGTTGTCGTCATAGTCAACCGCCCTGCGGCTGAACGGGGGCAACGGCCGGCCCGCCCACGCAACCGTTGTGGACCCGGACGGACGGTGTGGGTCAGGATCGTCTCCGTCCCATGGGCATCGCGGGCGACTTCGTCCTGATCGTCGTGGCCGGCCTCGCCGGCGCCGTCGCGGCACGCGCGCTGGGGCTGCCGCTGCTGGTCGGCTACATCGCCGCGGGCGTTGCGGTGGGGCCGCACACGGCCGGGCCGACGGTGGCCAACATCGAAGACATCGAGCTGCTCTCCGAGATCGGCGTGGCGCTGCTGCTCTTCGCCCTCGGCCTGGAGATCTCGCTGCGCGACCTGCGCGCGGTCCGGGCCGTCGCCGTCGTCGGCGGGCCGCTGCAGATCGTCTTCACCGGGGCGTTCGCCGCGTGGCTGGGGCGGGCCGGTGCCGGCATGACGGGCGTGGAGGCGCTGTGGTTCGGGGCGATGGCGGCGCTGTCGAGCACCATGGTCGTCCTGAAGACCCTGGCGGCCACGGGCACGCAGGCCACGCTGGCGAGCCGCGTCATGATTGGCCTGCTCGTCATCCAGGACCTCGCAGTGGTGCCGATGCTCATCGTGCTCCCGCAGCTCGGCGCGACCTCCGGCACCGGGGGACGCCTCCTCAGGGCCGGACTCCTCGCGGGGACCTTCCTGCTCGGCATGGTGCTCGCCGGTACGCGCCTCCTGCCGCCCATCCTCCGCGTGATCGTGCGCTGGGGATCGCGCGAGCTCTTCCTCGTGGCCGTCGTGGCCGCCAGCGTCGGCGTCGGCGCGCTCGCACACGAGTTCGGCCTGTCCTTCGCCATCGGCGCCTTCGTCGCCGGCCTGGTGCTGAGCGAGTCCGAACTGAGCCATCAGGCGCTGAGCGACGTGGCGCCGCTGCGCGACGTCTTCGGGCTGCTCTTCTTCGTCACCGTCGGCATGCTGCTCGACCCACGGGTCGTCCTCGACCGCGCCGGCGCGATTGCGCTCCTCGTCGGCGCCCTCGTCGCCGGCAAGGCCGCCATCGCCGGCGGCATCGCGCGGGCCTTCGGCTACAGGAACCTCGCGCCGTGGATCGTCGGACTCGGCCTGGCGCAAGTCGGGGAGTTCGGCGTCGTGCTGGCACGGGCGGGACGCGCCGGTGGCTTCCTGAGTGCCGGCACGTACGACCTGGTCCTGGCCTGCACGATCCTCTCGATGGCCATCTCGCCCCTCGTCTTTCCAGGGCTGCTCCCGGCCGTCAGGGCGTGGACCCGGTGGCTGCGGCCGCCGGTGGCCGGCGACAGGGAACTGCCGGTCACGCGCCTCGAGAACCACGCGATCGTGGCCGGGTACGGGCGGACCGGACGGGCCGTGGTGGATGCGCTCGTCGAAACGGGCGTGCCGCACCTCGCGCTCGACTCGTCGCACGACGCCCTGGCCGCGCCGCTCGAGCAGGGGCTGCCCGTCATCTGGGGCGACGTGGCGAGCGAGCACATCCTCGACGCGGCCGGCGTCGCCCAGGCCCGGATGCTCGTCGCGGCCGTGCCCGATCGCCACGCCGCCAGGGCCGCCATCGCCTACGCGCGCCGCGTCAATCCCCGGATCTTCGTCGTGGCGCGCGCGACGACGGCGGAGGAAGTGGAGGCGCTCCGGGCCCTGCGCGTGGATGCGATGGTGCAGCCCGAGTTCGAGGGCGGCATCGAGATGGTGCGCCGCGCGCTGGTGGAGCTGGACCGGAGCGGCGACGACGTGGACGGCGTGGTGGCCGAGCTGCGGCGCCGCCAGTACGACCCGCCGGGCGCGTCGTAGCCGCGGCGGCCCGTCAGGCGGCTGGCGGGGCCGGCTCCGGCAGCGGCTCGATGTGCACGAGCACGTCGGCCACCCAGTCGAGGCGCTCCCGGAGACGGCTGCGCACTCGGCCGGCCACCTCGTGGGCCTCGCCCACCGTCATGCCCGGCGCCACCTCGACGTGCAGGTCCACGTGATACCGGAGACCGGTCTTCCTGGCATAGGCCTTGTCCACGCCGAGCACACCCGGCACCTCGAGCGCCGTCACCCGCAGCCGCTCGATCAGGTCCGGCGCGGGCATCGTGTCCACCAGGTCCAGGGCGGCGTCGTAGAGCACGCGAAGCCCCATCGTCACGACGACCAGCCCGACGACGATCCCGCCGACGTGATCGGCCGCGCGGAACCGGACGGGAGACGCGATCGAGAGGCCGACGGCCGCCAGGGCCACGACGGCCGACACGAGGTCCATCAGGTCGTTCCAGGCATCGGCCGTGAGCGCCGCGCTCCGCAGGCGCCGGCCGACCCGGAACTTCAGGCCCGACATCGCGCCGCGTACGGCAATCGCGAGGACGAGCACGCCGAGCGCCGCGGGCGCCGGCGTTGGCGCGACCTCGCCCAGCGTGCGAAACGAGGTCACGCAGATGCCGGCCCCGCCCGTCGCCAGGATCGCGCCGACGACGAAGGCCCCGAGCGTCTCGACGCGGCCGTGGCCATACGGATGGTTCGCATCCGCCGGCCGCGCGGCCGCGATCATGCCCAGGAGCACCATCGTGGACGCCAGGACGTCTCCGGCGAACTCGACACCGGTGGCGAAGACCGACGTGGAGTGCGCGATCAGGCCGACCGTGATGTTGACGACGGCGAGGGTGGCGCTCGCCGCGA from the Vicinamibacterales bacterium genome contains:
- a CDS encoding ABC transporter permease codes for the protein MPPRAFRWLLHLLPREFRERYGRDMEAAFEADRRSAAGRGAALETGRLWMATVVDLLRTAPGEHLEILGRDVRVALRGWRSRPVPTAAAVAALAIGIGANVATFAVVDAVLLAPLDYRDADRLVSVKETSRGEPSNLGYLSFVDTAGRARAFTDLVAASQSTATFSEGDQPAERVNGMRVSRQYFDMVGVRPRLGRPFSDAEDRPGEARRVAILSDGLWRRRFAADPGVIGRRVLISDVPMTVVGVMPPGVDDLIASRLYRGAEVWFPLGYDPAAPFACRTCRHLAVFGRLAPGVSAAAAEREVSDLFAEFERAHPTEYTQAAARVVPLREVFLGPVRPALFLLWAGVALLLLVACANVASLQLLRASERTADVAVRAALGVTRGRLARLFVTESVLLSAAGTLAGLAPAWAAVRLIATSGPRELPRLASAALDGRAIAVAVGIAVASGLVFAVVPLRRLSRGATSDALHGAGRRTEGTGAWRFRAGLVAANVAMAAVLLAGAAALTRNVQRILAVEPGFEPGHVLTLRLWAGGARFTKGEPSEAIATAVTFYTDLLDRVRALPGVETAAGVTTLPLGGGVDAYGLHIVGRFTANPEDAPMADRFVVTPGFFETLRVPLQRGRYLGAGDGAGATRVAVINRAAADELFPGEDPLGHQVVLGGQQGDPRTIVGIVGDVRHQGLDRPAGIQVYVPQAQWAWAETLMTLVVRTAGDPLALARPVREAVLALDRSQPVTDIEPYDTVVAATTGTRRFVATGLTVFGLLALLLAVVGLYGALSVSVEQRRLEIGIRLALGARAGEVRGMVLSRGLRPVALGLGLGALAVAGASRLAAAQGYPAGTDPGPLVGALALLAAAGVLACLVPAWRAGHVDPARSLRAE
- a CDS encoding PadR family transcriptional regulator — protein: MARFDPSSYLPLTPAMFQVLVALADGEKHGYAIIKEVARRTDGKVRLRAATLYSALRRFVDDGLIRETMERPDPALDDERRRYYQLTDRGRAVAVAEARRMAETLAQARLKLGAL
- a CDS encoding cation:proton antiporter, giving the protein MGIAGDFVLIVVAGLAGAVAARALGLPLLVGYIAAGVAVGPHTAGPTVANIEDIELLSEIGVALLLFALGLEISLRDLRAVRAVAVVGGPLQIVFTGAFAAWLGRAGAGMTGVEALWFGAMAALSSTMVVLKTLAATGTQATLASRVMIGLLVIQDLAVVPMLIVLPQLGATSGTGGRLLRAGLLAGTFLLGMVLAGTRLLPPILRVIVRWGSRELFLVAVVAASVGVGALAHEFGLSFAIGAFVAGLVLSESELSHQALSDVAPLRDVFGLLFFVTVGMLLDPRVVLDRAGAIALLVGALVAGKAAIAGGIARAFGYRNLAPWIVGLGLAQVGEFGVVLARAGRAGGFLSAGTYDLVLACTILSMAISPLVFPGLLPAVRAWTRWLRPPVAGDRELPVTRLENHAIVAGYGRTGRAVVDALVETGVPHLALDSSHDALAAPLEQGLPVIWGDVASEHILDAAGVAQARMLVAAVPDRHAARAAIAYARRVNPRIFVVARATTAEEVEALRALRVDAMVQPEFEGGIEMVRRALVELDRSGDDVDGVVAELRRRQYDPPGAS
- a CDS encoding cation diffusion facilitator family transporter, with the protein product MTAHAADLRIGRRLAVAGIAASATLAVVNITVGLIAHSTSVFATGVEFAGDVLASTMVLLGMIAAARPADANHPYGHGRVETLGAFVVGAILATGGAGICVTSFRTLGEVAPTPAPAALGVLVLAIAVRGAMSGLKFRVGRRLRSAALTADAWNDLMDLVSAVVALAAVGLSIASPVRFRAADHVGGIVVGLVVVTMGLRVLYDAALDLVDTMPAPDLIERLRVTALEVPGVLGVDKAYARKTGLRYHVDLHVEVAPGMTVGEAHEVAGRVRSRLRERLDWVADVLVHIEPLPEPAPPAA